In Clarias gariepinus isolate MV-2021 ecotype Netherlands chromosome 1, CGAR_prim_01v2, whole genome shotgun sequence, one DNA window encodes the following:
- the LOC128524070 gene encoding histone H2B-like, with the protein MPEPAKTAPKKGSKKAVTKTAGKGGKKRRKSRKESYAIYVYKVLKQVHPDTGISSKAMGIMNSFVNDIFERIAGESSRLAHYNKRSTITSREIQTAVRLLLPGELAKHAVSEGTKAVTKYTSSK; encoded by the coding sequence ATGCCTGAGCCAGCCAAGACCGCCCCCAAGAAGGGCTCGAAGAAAGCCGTGACCAAGACCGCCGGCAAGGGAGGCAAGAAGCGCAGAAAGTCCAGAAAGGAGAGCTACGCTATCTACGTGTACAAAGTCTTAAAGCAGGTTCACCCCGACACCGGCATTTCGTCTAAGGCGATGGGGATCATGAATTCGTTCGTCAACGACATTTTCGAGCGCATTGCCGGTGAGTCCTCTCGTCTGGCTCACTACAACAAACGCTCCACCATCACTTCCAGGGAGATCCAGACCGCCGTGCGCCTGTTGCTGCCCGGTGAGTTGGCCAAGCACGCCGTGTCCGAGGGCACCAAGGCCGTGACTAAATACACCAGCTCCAAGTAA
- the LOC128523972 gene encoding histone H2A-like isoform X2: MSGRGKTGGKARAKAKTRSSRAGLQFPVGRVHRLLRKGNYAERVGAGAPVYLAAVLEYLTAEILELAGNAARDNKKTRIIPRHLQLAVRNDEELNKLLGGVTIAQGGVLPNIQAVLLPKKTEKPAKAKEIAQDFKTDLRFQSSAVMALQEASEAYLVGLFEDTNLCAIHAKRVTIMPKDIQLARRIRGERA; this comes from the exons ATGTCTGGAAGAGGCAAAACCGGCGGAAAGGCTCGTGCTAAGGCCAAGACTCGCTCATCCCGAGCCGGACTGCAGTTCCCCGTGGGCCGAGTCCACAGGCTTCTCCGTAAAGGGAACTACGCCGAGCGCGTTGGTGCCGGCGCTCCGGTCTACTTGGCCGCTGTGCTGGAGTATCTGACTGCTGAGATTCTGGAGTTGGCTGGTAACGCCGCCCGCGACAACAAGAAGACCCGTATCATTCCCCGGCACCTGCAGCTCGCCGTGCGTAACGATGAGGAGCTGAACAAACTGCTCGGCGGAGTGACTATCGCTCAGGGTGGTGTGCTGCCCAACATCCAGGCTGTGCTTCTGCCCAAGAAGACCGAGAAGCCGGCCAAGGCCAA AGAAATCGCTCAGGACTTTAAGACCGACCTGCGCTTTCAGAGCTCGGCTGTCATGGCCCTGCAGGAGGCGAGCGAGGCCTATCTGGTCGGTCTGTTCGAAGACACCAACCTGTGCGCTATTCACGCCAAGAGAGTGACCATCATGCCCAAGGACATTCAGCTGGCCCGCCGTATTCGCGGAGAGCGCGCTTAA
- the LOC128523951 gene encoding histone H1-like produces MAEVAPAPAAAPAKAPKKKAASRPKKAGPSVGELIVKAVSASKERNGMSLAALKKALAAGGYDVEKNKSRVKLAVNNLVKKAVLVQTKGTGASGSFKLNKKQTEAKKTAPKAKKPAAKKPAAAKKPKKVAAKKPAAAKKSPKKAKKPAAAAKKVTKSPKKAKKPATPKKAAKSPKKAKAVKPKTAKPKASKATKPKAPKAKKAAPKKK; encoded by the coding sequence atggcagaAGTGGCTCCCGCGCCCGCCGCCGCGCCGGCCAAAGCGCCCAAGAAGAAAGCAGCTTCGCGGCCAAAGAAAGCCGGGCCTAGCGTCGGCGAGCTGATCGTCAAAGCGGTTTCCGCGTCCAAGGAGAGGAATGGCATGTCTCTCGCTGCCCTGAAGAAAGCTCTGGCTGCCGGTGGATACGATGTGGAGAAGAACAAGTCCCGCGTCAAGCTCGCCGTCAACAATCTGGTGAAAAAAGCGGTTTTGGTTCAGACCAAAGGCACCGGCGCGTCTGGCTCTTTCAAGCTGAACAAGAAGCAGACCGAAGCCAAGAAAACCGCACCCAAAGCGAAGAAACCGGCCGCCAAAAAGCCCGCAGCGGCGAAGAAGCCCAAGAAGGTAGCAGCCAAGAAACCCGCCGCCGCCAAGAAGTCTCCTAAGAAGGCAAAGAAACCCGCCGCTGCCGCCAAGAAAGTCACCAAGAGCCCCAAGAAGGCGAAAAAGCCGGCGACCCCTAAAAAGGCAGCGAAGAGCCCCAAGAAGGCGAAGGCGGTTAAGCCCAAGACTGCCAAGCCCAAAGCATCCAAGGCTACCAAGCCTAAAGCACCCAAGGCGAAAAAGGCAGCTCCTAAAAAGAAGTAA
- the LOC128524075 gene encoding histone H4 encodes MSGRGKGGKGLGKGGAKRHRKVLRDNIQGITKPAIRRLARRGGVKRISGLIYEETRGVLKVFLENVIRDAVTYTEHAKRKTVTAMDVVYALKRQGRTLYGFGG; translated from the coding sequence ATGTCAGGAAGAGGCAAAGGCGGGAAAGGACTCGGGAAGGGAGGCGCTAAGCGTCACCGTAAGGTTCTCCGCGATAACATCCAGGGAATCACTAAGCCCGCCATTCGCCGTTTGGCGCGCCGTGGCGGAGTGAAGCGTATTTCCGGCCTGATCTACGAGGAGACTCGCGGTGTACTCAAGGTGTTTCTGGAGAACGTCATTCGCGACGCCGTCACCTACACCGAGCATGCTAAGAGAAAGACCGTCACCGCCATGGATGTGGTGTACGCTCTGAAACGCCAGGGTCGCACCCTGTACGGCTTCGGCGGTTAA